A region of bacterium DNA encodes the following proteins:
- the ruvA gene encoding Holliday junction branch migration protein RuvA → MIALIEGRLLEKNVSSVVIAAGGIGYEVAVPLSTFEKLPAEGETARLLTYLHVREDVLQLFGFHSRQEREAFERLISVTGVGPRLALSILSSLSVERLISAVEGAQASWFGKIPGVGKKTAERLIFELKGKLTDIAPAAALGKATAPVGREAEEAAAALVSLGYSRPQAETAIARVLADSPGQKIETADLIRKSLGRM, encoded by the coding sequence ATGATCGCTCTCATCGAAGGCCGGCTGCTCGAAAAGAATGTCTCCTCCGTGGTGATCGCGGCCGGGGGTATCGGCTACGAGGTCGCGGTGCCGCTGAGCACCTTCGAGAAACTGCCCGCCGAGGGTGAGACCGCCCGGCTCCTGACCTACCTGCATGTCCGCGAGGATGTCCTTCAGCTTTTCGGTTTCCACTCCCGCCAGGAACGCGAGGCGTTCGAGCGCCTGATCTCGGTGACCGGGGTCGGCCCGCGCCTGGCCCTGTCGATCCTGAGCAGCCTGAGCGTGGAGCGCCTTATATCCGCGGTGGAGGGCGCGCAGGCCTCCTGGTTCGGCAAGATACCCGGAGTGGGCAAGAAAACCGCCGAACGCCTTATTTTCGAGCTCAAGGGCAAACTGACCGACATCGCCCCGGCGGCAGCGCTGGGCAAGGCCACAGCCCCGGTGGGACGGGAGGCCGAGGAGGCCGCCGCCGCTCTGGTCTCGCTGGGCTACTCGCGCCCCCAGGCCGAGACCGCCATCGCCCGCGTGCTGGCCGACTCGCCCGGACAGAAAATCGAGACCGCGGACCTGATCCGCAAATCCCTGGGCCGGATGTAG
- the ruvC gene encoding crossover junction endodeoxyribonuclease RuvC: protein MQSAPGRTILGVDPGGNVTGCGVIRREGNSSRFVACTITRAAAQENLADRLERVFRFVSAQIEQYRPDTLVVEDVFYGKNVQSLKAIGQVRGVVILAGALAGLKVCEYSPREVKKAVVGRGDASKEQVQHMVMTVLGLDAPPQPHDAADALALALCYSHRGDSPAAVGCSKSALPPQLRELLKRK, encoded by the coding sequence ATGCAGTCCGCGCCGGGACGCACTATCCTGGGGGTGGACCCGGGCGGAAATGTCACCGGCTGCGGCGTGATCCGCCGCGAGGGCAACAGTTCGCGCTTTGTCGCCTGCACGATCACCCGCGCCGCCGCACAGGAGAATCTCGCCGACCGGCTGGAGCGGGTGTTCCGTTTCGTGAGCGCGCAGATCGAGCAGTACAGGCCGGACACCCTGGTGGTGGAGGACGTGTTCTACGGCAAGAACGTGCAGAGCCTCAAGGCCATCGGACAGGTGCGCGGCGTGGTGATCCTGGCCGGGGCGCTGGCCGGGCTGAAAGTCTGCGAGTACAGCCCGCGCGAGGTCAAGAAAGCCGTGGTCGGGCGCGGGGATGCCTCCAAGGAGCAGGTGCAGCACATGGTGATGACCGTGCTGGGGCTGGATGCGCCGCCCCAGCCCCACGACGCGGCGGATGCACTGGCCCTGGCGCTCTGTTACTCTCACCGCGGCGACTCGCCCGCGGCGGTCGGGTGCTCGAAAAGCGCGTTGCCGCCTCAGCTCAGGGAACTGCTGAAAAGAAAATGA
- a CDS encoding YebC/PmpR family DNA-binding transcriptional regulator, whose product MSGHSKWATIKRKKGALDEKRGRIFTRLIKEISVAARMGGGDLDSNPRLRTAVDTAKANNMPKDNIDRAIKKGTGELPGVSYEEAVYEGYGPGGIALFIEVLTDNKNRTVSEIRHILTRHGGNMGENGCVSWMFSQKGQLYVEADKYDEDTVLLEASDLGAEDMWTEEGLHVISVPVELLHKVRDGLAAKGIEVKDSELLMVPSTTIKLGVKDAEKMLKLMEVIEDHDDVQRVSSNFDIDEDVMRKLEAE is encoded by the coding sequence ATGTCGGGCCATTCCAAGTGGGCGACAATCAAGCGTAAGAAAGGTGCTCTCGATGAGAAGCGCGGCCGCATTTTCACCCGCCTGATCAAGGAAATCTCGGTGGCCGCGCGCATGGGCGGCGGCGACCTGGACTCCAACCCCAGGCTCCGCACCGCGGTGGATACGGCCAAGGCTAACAACATGCCCAAGGACAACATCGACCGGGCGATCAAGAAAGGCACCGGCGAGCTTCCCGGCGTGAGCTACGAGGAAGCGGTCTACGAGGGCTACGGGCCGGGCGGCATCGCACTGTTCATCGAGGTGCTCACCGACAACAAGAACCGCACGGTGAGCGAAATCCGCCACATCCTGACCCGTCACGGCGGCAACATGGGCGAGAACGGCTGCGTCTCCTGGATGTTCAGCCAGAAAGGCCAGCTCTACGTGGAGGCCGACAAGTATGATGAGGACACCGTCCTGCTGGAGGCCAGCGACCTGGGCGCCGAGGACATGTGGACCGAGGAGGGCCTGCACGTGATCAGCGTACCGGTGGAGCTGTTGCACAAGGTGCGCGACGGCCTGGCAGCCAAGGGGATCGAGGTCAAGGATTCCGAGCTACTGATGGTGCCCTCGACCACGATCAAGCTGGGTGTGAAGGACGCCGAGAAGATGCTCAAGCTGATGGAGGTGATCGAGGACCACGATGACGTGCAGCGGGTCAGCTCCAATTTCGACATTGATGAAGATGTCATGCGCAAGCTCGAGGCCGAGTAA
- a CDS encoding DUF1611 domain-containing protein encodes MQVPSTVILAEDALGDDGMSKTAYGLLRYAPESVLAVIDSRNAGRDCAEVTGIGKGIPVVPSLIACLDLNPKRLVIGVATAGGVLPNGWRGQIKTALENGMEVVSGMHGLLAEDPELALLAGRCGGRITDLRKSPDDLPVAFCKAQNVTAGVVLTVGTDCNAGKMTASLEMLREAERRGIRSAFCATGQTGIAIAGRGIAVDHTVSDFTAGAAEKLVLDEGADESVRLIFVEGQGALCQPSYSGVTLALLHGSCPDAMVLCHRATQARVMHVEWRMPPLTEHIALYDAAMRLVKPGCRVKAVALNTRGLEEQPARRMIEAAERQTGLPATDPVRFGAGPLLDALLVNGLLPKQPLYAGPES; translated from the coding sequence ATGCAGGTGCCGTCGACTGTGATCCTGGCCGAGGACGCGCTGGGTGATGATGGAATGAGCAAGACCGCCTACGGGCTGCTGCGCTACGCCCCGGAATCGGTGCTGGCGGTGATCGACAGTCGCAACGCGGGACGCGACTGCGCCGAGGTCACGGGCATCGGAAAAGGCATCCCGGTGGTGCCCAGCCTGATCGCATGCCTGGACTTGAATCCGAAACGGTTGGTGATCGGCGTGGCCACGGCCGGAGGGGTGCTGCCGAACGGCTGGCGCGGGCAGATCAAGACCGCGCTGGAAAACGGCATGGAGGTGGTGAGCGGCATGCACGGCCTTCTGGCCGAGGACCCCGAGCTGGCCCTGCTGGCCGGACGCTGCGGGGGACGGATCACCGATCTGCGCAAGAGCCCGGATGACCTGCCGGTCGCGTTCTGCAAGGCGCAGAACGTGACCGCGGGCGTGGTCCTCACCGTGGGCACCGACTGCAACGCCGGCAAGATGACCGCCTCGCTGGAGATGCTGCGCGAGGCCGAGCGGCGCGGCATCCGCAGCGCGTTCTGCGCCACCGGGCAGACCGGGATCGCCATCGCCGGCCGCGGGATCGCGGTGGACCACACGGTGAGCGATTTCACCGCCGGCGCGGCGGAGAAGCTCGTGCTGGACGAGGGTGCGGACGAGTCGGTGCGTCTGATCTTCGTGGAGGGCCAGGGCGCGCTCTGCCAGCCCTCCTACTCCGGGGTCACGCTGGCCCTGCTGCACGGCTCCTGCCCGGATGCGATGGTCCTCTGCCACCGTGCGACCCAGGCGCGCGTGATGCACGTGGAGTGGCGCATGCCGCCGCTCACTGAACACATCGCCCTGTACGATGCCGCCATGCGCCTGGTCAAGCCCGGCTGCCGGGTGAAAGCCGTGGCGCTCAACACCCGGGGGCTGGAGGAACAGCCGGCCCGGCGGATGATCGAGGCCGCCGAGCGTCAGACCGGACTTCCCGCCACCGACCCGGTGCGTTTCGGGGCCGGGCCTCTGCTGGACGCTCTTCTCGTGAACGGCCTCCTGCCCAAACAACCGCTGTACGCGGGGCCGGAGAGTTAA
- a CDS encoding tetratricopeptide repeat protein translates to MAILAALATACQPGPRESALTDARNYRKVGQFENAVASYKKVLELDSTWVEAALGLGFCQIQAQQYDDALKTYQKLLKSHPEMEEAYFRLGQLYINRKQYAPAVSALQKALELDSTRADTHYQLGLAHGATEAYSEALAQFETAVRLDPRHADAWYNMGNLLTRQQKYEAAIQAYSQVTKIEPKRLMGWYMLGDASYALGRYADAVRYFQKALEVNFGFTAAQEALKRSQEKLSGAKH, encoded by the coding sequence GTGGCAATCCTCGCGGCGCTGGCCACCGCCTGCCAGCCGGGCCCGCGGGAGTCCGCCCTGACCGATGCCCGCAACTATAGAAAAGTAGGACAATTCGAGAACGCGGTGGCCAGCTACAAGAAAGTGCTGGAACTGGATTCCACCTGGGTGGAGGCCGCGCTGGGGCTGGGTTTCTGCCAGATCCAAGCCCAGCAGTACGATGACGCACTCAAGACATATCAAAAACTGCTAAAATCCCATCCCGAGATGGAGGAGGCCTATTTCCGGCTGGGGCAGCTCTACATCAACCGCAAGCAGTACGCCCCGGCCGTGTCCGCACTGCAGAAAGCGCTGGAGCTGGATTCCACCCGTGCCGACACCCACTACCAGTTGGGCCTGGCCCACGGGGCGACAGAGGCCTACTCCGAGGCGCTGGCCCAGTTCGAGACCGCGGTGCGCCTGGACCCGCGCCACGCGGATGCCTGGTACAACATGGGCAACCTCCTCACCCGTCAGCAAAAGTACGAGGCCGCGATCCAGGCCTATTCCCAGGTGACAAAGATAGAGCCCAAACGCCTGATGGGCTGGTACATGCTGGGGGACGCCAGCTACGCCCTGGGCCGCTATGCCGATGCCGTCCGCTATTTCCAGAAAGCCCTGGAAGTGAATTTCGGGTTCACCGCGGCCCAGGAGGCGCTCAAGCGCAGCCAGGAAAAACTGTCCGGCGCAAAGCACTGA
- a CDS encoding lytic transglycosylase domain-containing protein translates to MRPVLRAVLATAVLAACAAALPAVLGAEINTWTDRNGVIHITNRPAVGVGLTSRRVVHIPAPVPRVQVAEPAYHDSNYDELIRRAATRFDLDFDLVKAVIHAESAFDPRAVSGKGARGLMQLMPSTAQDLGVQDTFDPEQNILGGSRYLKQMLERYNHDLPLGLAAYNAGPSRVDRAGGVPPIAETHDYIRKVKRLMRLYGSTEGSGGRLYRVVKNGRVLITDRPLP, encoded by the coding sequence ATGCGGCCCGTCCTGCGAGCCGTCCTTGCCACAGCTGTCCTTGCCGCGTGCGCCGCTGCCCTGCCGGCGGTCCTGGGCGCCGAGATCAACACCTGGACCGACCGCAACGGTGTGATCCATATCACCAACCGCCCGGCGGTCGGTGTCGGCCTCACTTCACGGCGGGTGGTGCACATCCCCGCTCCAGTCCCGCGTGTGCAGGTCGCGGAACCGGCTTACCACGACAGCAACTACGATGAACTCATCCGCCGCGCCGCCACCCGCTTCGACCTGGATTTCGACCTGGTCAAGGCCGTGATCCACGCCGAGAGCGCATTCGACCCGCGCGCGGTCAGTGGCAAGGGAGCGCGCGGGCTGATGCAGCTCATGCCCTCCACCGCGCAGGACCTGGGGGTGCAGGACACGTTCGACCCGGAGCAGAACATCCTGGGCGGCAGCCGCTACCTCAAGCAGATGCTCGAGCGCTACAATCACGATCTGCCGCTCGGCCTGGCCGCCTACAACGCAGGGCCCTCCCGAGTGGACCGCGCGGGCGGTGTGCCGCCCATCGCCGAGACCCATGACTACATCCGCAAGGTCAAGCGCCTGATGCGCCTCTACGGCTCCACCGAAGGCTCCGGGGGGAGGCTGTACCGGGTGGTGAAAAACGGGCGGGTGCTGATCACGGACCGTCCGCTGCCCTGA